The Phormidium sp. PBR-2020 DNA segment TGTGGAGCGTTTGGTGTTCCCTACGGCCTTGTTGGGCTTTACCTTAACGGTGTATCAACGGGGTGAGGTGAGTATCGATCGCATCGAAGCCATTTTTACCAGCCAGTCGGGGATTCAGGATGAGACTGGGGCGATCGCCCTTCCCCCTCAAGAAGTCCTCGGACGACTTGAGGCCCGTAATCTCCACTATGTCTATCCTGGGGATAAAACCCCGGCCTTAGATCAGATTTGCTTCAACATTGAACCGGGAGAAACCATTGCCGTAGTCGGGTCCATTGGCTCCGGCAAATCCACCCTAGCCAACGCCATTCCCCGAATTTTGGAGATTGAGCCGGGACAGTTGTTTCTCGATGGCTATGATGTCACGCAGCTGCGCTTAGAGGACTTGCGAGGGGCGATCGCCTATGTCCCCCAAGACAGTTTTCTCTTTAGTTCCAATATCCGCAACAATATCCGCTACGGCAAACCCCAGGCCGACCAAATCGAGGTGGAACACGCGGCCAAGTTAGCCCAGATTCACCCAGAAATTCTCAACTTCCCCAAACAATATGACACCGTCGTTGGCGAACGGGGGATTACCCTCTCGGGGGGACAGCGACAACGCACGGCCTTGGCTCGCGCTCTTCTGATGGATGCACCGGTGTTAATCCTCGACGATGCTCTCTCCAGTGTGGACAATCAAACCGCCAGCCAGATTTTACAGGAGTTATCCAGGGGAGCTGCGCGCAAAACGGTCTTGTTTATTTCCCACCAACTCTCCGCCGCCGCCAAAGCCGATCGCATTTTAGTCCTCGATCGCGGCCGCGTCTCCCAATTGGGAACTCACAGTGAGTTGATCCAACAGCCGGGGTTATATCAGTCCCTCTGGGAAGAACAGCAATTAGAAGCCTTATTACGTTAACGGCGAACCACGACAGGAGTGCCAACGGAGGCCCAGGAGTAGAGCCAGGCGGCATGGTCTAAGGCAACATTGGTACAGCCACGACTCATGGGCGTGCCGAAGTTGTTATGCCAATAGGCGCCATGAATGCCGTAGTTGCCGTCGTAGTACATCACATAGGGAACATCGGGAATGTGATACCCGGGCCCACTCATGGGAGCTTCTGGGTATTTCACATAAATCTCGTAAACGCCGGTGGGGGTTGGCGTGGCGTAGGTTCCTGTCGAGACAAAGACAGCATACACTTGCCGATCGCCTTCCCAGGCGATGAGTCGTTGGCCTGTGAGATCTATCTCAATCCAGCGCCGTTGGGATTGACGTAGGGCATAGATTTCATTGTCAATCCATTGTGCCACTCGCGGCGGACTCTCGACGGCATCGACAGGGGCGGCGATCGCCTCCGATACGGGGGGAGTCATTAGTCCGAGATTTAGGGGATTCCAGCCGACGAGAGCTGCCGCTATGGCAAGGGATGCCCGCAACAGATGACGGCTCCAAACGTGGGACGTCGACGAAGGCGTCGGGGGGGGGTTGGGTAAATCAGTGGCATAGGTCATGGGTTTAGGGGGTTGTTCCTCAACCCAATTCTAACAAATCTCCCTGAGCGTCAAGGTTTGAGCCGTTGACCCCAAAGCCGCTATAGTGAACTCATGCCCATCTAACCGCAGCAATTCACTGAAATTTTATGCCAGCGAAACTACCCGTCACCGTCATTACCGGATTTTTAGGGGCCGGAAAAACGACCCTAATTCGTCATCTCTTGCAACATAACCAGGGCCGCCGCATTGCCGTTCTGGTGAATGAGTTTGGCGAGGTGGGCATCGATGGAGATCTGTTACGCTCTTGTCAGGTTTGTGATGAGGATGAGGATAGCGACTCCAATATTTTAGAGTTGGCCAACGGCTGTCTCTGTTGCACGGTGCAAGAGGAATTTTTACCGACGATGCAGGAACTCCTGTTACGTCGCGATCGCCTTGATAATATCGTCATTGAAACCTCGGGGCTAGCGTTACCGAAGCCTCTGGTTCAAGCTTTCCGTTGGCAAGAAATTCGCACCGGGGCCACCGTCGATGGGGTGGTGACGGTGGTCGATTGTGAAGCCATCGCCGAGGATCGCTTGGTGAGCGATTTAGAGGCGTTGGAGGCCCAACGGCAAGCCGACGATAGTTTGG contains these protein-coding regions:
- a CDS encoding ABC transporter ATP-binding protein/permease — translated: MQRSKFRQLLSYLRPHWKQVALGTLTLFLVNGLGVYIPWLIRDGIDDLEVAFTMERVFRYVLLIGILASVMWGIRVVSRMLLFGIGRQVEFDLKQRIFQHLLYMDAEYFSRNRVGDLINRATSDVDNLRRLLGFAVLSVLNTIFAYLLTLPVMVSISPRLTLLSLLIYPVMFILVWVFSGRLRDEQRDVQEKLSSLSELIQEDMSGISLVKIYGQEGNERRAFAHRNEKLFESNLALARTRTTLFPLLQGLAGASLLILLGFGAQEIADGAIAVGDFVAMILYVERLVFPTALLGFTLTVYQRGEVSIDRIEAIFTSQSGIQDETGAIALPPQEVLGRLEARNLHYVYPGDKTPALDQICFNIEPGETIAVVGSIGSGKSTLANAIPRILEIEPGQLFLDGYDVTQLRLEDLRGAIAYVPQDSFLFSSNIRNNIRYGKPQADQIEVEHAAKLAQIHPEILNFPKQYDTVVGERGITLSGGQRQRTALARALLMDAPVLILDDALSSVDNQTASQILQELSRGAARKTVLFISHQLSAAAKADRILVLDRGRVSQLGTHSELIQQPGLYQSLWEEQQLEALLR
- a CDS encoding L,D-transpeptidase → MTPPVSEAIAAPVDAVESPPRVAQWIDNEIYALRQSQRRWIEIDLTGQRLIAWEGDRQVYAVFVSTGTYATPTPTGVYEIYVKYPEAPMSGPGYHIPDVPYVMYYDGNYGIHGAYWHNNFGTPMSRGCTNVALDHAAWLYSWASVGTPVVVRR